The window ACAGCAGCAGCTGGTAGATTACTGGCCCATCAAGGTGCCCTTCAGGTACGGAACATTTAACAACACTTCATGTCACAACATCATCATAACCAAAgtcattattatgattattaaattttgttacatgCACAATAATGCAGGCTATATATTTGGCCATATAGTGGTCACTACCACCCCACGGAAGAGAACTTCAAAGAATTTATAAGCTTTCTTGAGGAGCACAGTGTAGACCTCACCAATGTAAAGTTAAGTGTTTGGCCCTCTCCAAAATTACACAACTTATTGaagcaaattatatatataaataactaataatgGTTGTATGAATTTGGTTGTTACATGCAGAGATGTGCTATAGATGATGATACTCCATCACTTATTGGGACTAATTCATTTACTGCCACTAATGAATCACAACAAAATATGGACCCTACTCTAAATTCTCACACAGGCCCAGCAAGTGCAATCAATGCCAATGATAGCAACATGCACAAAAAGGATGATGCAGCAACATTTAACCTGTCTAAGAGGTTGCCTTGCAAGTGGTTCACTGGGGCTGGACCTCGTATTGGGAGTGTCCGTGACTATGCTGGACACTTGCAGTCGAGAGCGTTGGAGCAGGTCAATTTGTTTCCAAGGCCCACTTCTGCACGCTTGAGCAGCTATGGCCCAATTCCTTCACCCAGGCCCAGTCCAAAAGTGAGGATGCCCCCCAGGCTTGCTTACATAGGCTTGCCCAGTCCAAGAAACCCAATTCCAGCTGTAAGTTAAAGATGCATAGTATAGTAGGGAATTAGGACTAAGGTTGACAAAAATTACTATGGTCAAAGTAGAGGGGCACTTATTGGGGGTGGCAACTAGTAAATGATGAGATcagaggacttttttttttattgtttaaatttaaaattcatttaaagtgtgtttggatagaaaattttaattgagaaaaataatttatagagaatttgaatttttgtaatctataattcattatttggatgtttttttgtgaagaatttaaaattttgaaattttaaaacagaattttaaataattataaatttaaaatttcaatttacttCTAAAAGATAAGAacttgaaattctcttcttacacTTTTCTTCAAGAAACATCGTTTGAGCTCGTGGAATATCGTCGGACGTGAGTGTAAAAAaacacgtataactagcacatcaattatatcttttcttttttcattcattttttttcacctcataattttaattttttttatccaaacataattttgaaaataaaagaatttcaattgaagaatttaaaattttgagaaatttaaaatttttcaaaattttaaatttcctcatccaaacacacttttatttcattcttttcaGGAATTTGGATTTGAAGGCAAATTGGACCCTTCATTATTGTTCTGCCTCTTTCTTTTTCGGGAAGGcagaaatattcattttttttaaactgtaAGATAAGTACAGattataaaacataataatcTCATATTTTGTCTTTagcttatttattttctcttttcgtTTTTTTCTTACAATTCTTAACAGTATATTAGCCAAGGGAAAGTCCCATTGGAACTTACACGGAAAGTGAGAATACCGAACTGGTCCAACTTCAAACCACTTAGTGTTTCGGCCTACGCGTGTTGGGTTAAAAAAACTGTCCACAAAACTAGGG of the Glycine max cultivar Williams 82 chromosome 13, Glycine_max_v4.0, whole genome shotgun sequence genome contains:
- the LOC102665262 gene encoding IQ domain-containing protein IQM4; the encoded protein is MRNPNGYLFLAPQGPCMWGENKRVRFNTQAFFLAVQPQQQLVDYWPIKVPFRLYIWPYSGHYHPTEENFKEFISFLEEHSVDLTNVKRCAIDDDTPSLIGTNSFTATNESQQNMDPTLNSHTGPASAINANDSNMHKKDDAATFNLSKRLPCKWFTGAGPRIGSVRDYAGHLQSRALEQVNLFPRPTSARLSSYGPIPSPRPSPKVRMPPRLAYIGLPSPRNPIPAVS